AAGACCTGCGGTAAAGCCGGTTTCGGAAGGGACTGGCCTGAAAAAAGACGCACTCAGAATCCTTCAGCCTAAATGAGCCCCGCCATTCGCGGGGCTTTTCGTTTTTAGAGGGTGGCGCTCAGGGTGAGCGGTCCGGTTTGAACCCGGAGTTGCTGGCAACGGCAAAAGTTCGACTCTTTCGCCTTTCCTCGACGCAGCTCAACGTCGTTACAAGTCAGCGATTATTGTCTCGGCCGGATCCAGACGGTTCGCCGGTGGTGCTCGGCCAGTTGCGGTGACAGTCAATGACTACAACGTCTTCGTCTTTCACTGCCATGCGGCGCAGGTTAGAGACAGGGCGTATATCGCAACTCTCAGTAGGCGACCATGTGCAGACATTTTGATCGCCATACCTATCAATTGATTCCTTAAGTGCTTTTATCAGTTCGCTGGCTTTCATCGCGTTCCTTGCCTTTATTAGTTTTGAGGTGCCCAACCATTATGGGTGGCTTACAACACTTTACGATTAGAAGGGCAGCCCCTGCAAATGCAGCCCCGCTGCGTTGATGGTTTGAAAGAATCGTATTTTTTACTTGAATCAAGCCTCGGTATTAACCGGGGCTTTTCCGTTTTCGGCTCCACCACACCCATCGCTCTGAGCTGGGAGTGCTGCTGGAGCTGACTTAAATCCGCACGGTACCGCCAATGACTGAAGTCTCGCGCATTGCAGACAGCACCACGTTCAAGGTCGCTGTCCCGATACTGCAAACGATCCTGTCGGCCGGTGCCATTGGCGCGTTTGTGTACGTAGTCGGATCACTCGGCTCGCTTCAAGTGCAGCTTGCCGCCTACCAGACCAATCAGGCCCTGATCGGCCAGAGGGTCGACTCTTTGGAGCGCTCAAGGGAATCGACAGACAAGTTCGTCGACTCCCTCCGCACATCAGTCCAGCGGCAAGAGTTCCAGATCAACCAGCTCGGCGATGGCCTCAAGGGACTCGCCCAGATGGGTAGGCCTAAATGAAGCGACTGCTGATCGTCCTCATGCTGCTCACTGGTTGCGCGCAGACAGAAACGATCCAGGAGCCTCCCAAGGTTCAGCGCACAACCATCTACCGATACATCAGCGCTCCATGCCTTCCTGATGGTCACCAAAACACCGCACTGCGTGATGCCCTCAAGAGCCGCGATCACTGGAAGCGGTATGCCGAAAGCCTCGAAAAACTACCTGGAGCAACAATCAATGACCCTGATCGATAACTGGAAACAAGCACTGAGCCTGACCAGCGTTCAGGCTGGTGGTGCCATTGCGGCACTGGGTGTGGCTGAGCAACTGATGCCATCGCTTCAGGCGGTCCTTCCGCCGATTGCTTACGGCGTGCTAGGCCTGCTGGTAATGATTGCTCGGGTAATCCTCCAGCCGAAGCTGGCTAAGTAGGTCGTCGCTATGGCTAGGCTTACCACTCTCGCCACCAGGGTGAAGACCCAGGGTGATCGGTTGGCCACTGTAGACCCGGAGTCATGGCGCTCCGACAAGCGCACATCCAATCAGCGTGGCTACACCTACGAATGGCAGCAGGCACGATTGGTGTTCCTCAATGAGAACCCGTTGTGCACGTACTGCGACCGTGAAGGCCGCGTGACTGGCGCATGCATCGTTGACCACAAGATCCCTCATCGTGGAGACATGGTGCTGTTCTGGGACCGAACCAACTGGCAGTCGCTCTGCAAGCCCTGCCACGACGTGGTGAAGAAGCGCGAAGAGGCTCAGCTGCCCAGATGGTGAGGTGGTAGCTAGGGTCAGGCTTGGCGCAGAGGT
This DNA window, taken from Pseudomonas fluorescens NCIMB 11764, encodes the following:
- a CDS encoding HNH endonuclease, producing MARLTTLATRVKTQGDRLATVDPESWRSDKRTSNQRGYTYEWQQARLVFLNENPLCTYCDREGRVTGACIVDHKIPHRGDMVLFWDRTNWQSLCKPCHDVVKKREEAQLPRW